GACCGGGCCGGTCTGCACGCCTTGCGGGACGGCACGCTGGTCAAGGTGGAATCCACCAAGGGTGATATCGCCCCCACACCCGGATACTTCGGCACGGTGCACAATCTGCGCTCGGTCGGATTGTCCGAGGACGGGCAATTGGTGGCCGCGGTGGCCGACAGCGGTGAGCCCGCTCCCGCTCCGAAGCAGACTCTGGTGATCGGCAGCTACGACGGCGCGACCACCTTCTCGGTGGTCCAGGGCGATACCTTCACCCGGCCGTCGTGGACCTCCGACGGGGGCGCGGTGTGGACGGTGGTCGACGGCACCCGGGTGGTCCGGGTCGTGCACGATCGCGCTACCGGCAATGTCTCGATGCAGAACGTCGACAGTTCCTCCCTCACGGTGGCGGAGCCCAACAGCGCCGATTCCGTGCCGCGGCTGCCCATCACCGACCTTCGTATCTCGCGTGACGGCGCCCGTGCGGCGATCATCGCCGGAGGCAAGGTGTACCAGGCGATCGTGGTGCCACATCCGGACGGTAAGTACTCGCTGACCGCACCGCAGCCGGTGGCGGTAGATTCCAGCACGACGGCGGCGTCCATCGACTGGTCCACTCCCGACACGCTGGTCGTGGCGAGAGAAGGCGATGTGAACCCGGTGGACTCGGTATTCGTCGACGGTTCGGAGCTGATGGCGCTGTCCAGCCAGAACCTCACTCCGCCGGTGCGCGTGGTGAGTGCCGCGCCCGATACGCTCTACGCCGCGGATTCGCGGGCGGTGATGCAGCTGCAGTCCTCCGATCCGGCCACGGATCGATTCTGGCGCGAGGTGCCCGGGCTGGGTGCCAACGCCGTGCCGGTACTGCCGGGCTGAGCGCGGACGCCGAGCGGAATTGCGCCCGGCGATCTCGGCACCCACCGACAGCGCCGGAGACGGCCGTGTCGGTGGCTTCGGCGACACTGGTGCGATGCGCACGCTGCTGGAGTTGATCCTGCCGCAGTACTGCGGGGGATGTGGATCGGCCGGGACCGGATGGTGTGCGGAATGCGCCGCGATTCTCACGCAGCCACCGATGCGGATCAGGCCACGAACCGCCCCGGGGGCGCCGTGCTGGGCACTGGGACCGTACACCGGTCCGGCGCGGCGGGCGGTGGTGGCGGCGAAGGAGTCGGGCCGCCGTGATCTGGCGGCGCCGCTGGGGCTGGCCTTGGCGCGGGGGATCGGCCGGTTGCGCGCTCCCGAACGTCCACTGATCCTGGTCCCGGCGCCCAGTCGCCGGGTCGCGGCGCGGCGTCGCGGTGGCGATCCGGTCGTCCGGACCGCCCGGGTCGCGGCCGGTTGGCTGACCGATTGCCATCTCGCACCGGTGCTGTGGGCACGTGGTGAGGTGCGGGATTCGGTCGGATTGGGTGTGGCGGCGCGCCGGGACAATCTGGCCGGACGTATCGCCGTCCGGATCACCGCCTCCTCACCGCTTCTGACCGTGGCCGATGCCGACATCGTGCTGGTAGACGATGTGCTGACCACCGGGGCGACGGCGGCCGAATCGGTGCGTGTGCTGGCCGCCGCGGGACTGCGGGTTCGGGCCGTGATGGTGACATGCGCCGCGTGAGTCGGAGAAATTTGCGTGAACAGTGGCGGACGGATCGTTGGCGTAATAGCGTTGCTGACATAGCGATCTGACACCCGATCCCAGAGGTTGGAGGTGGCAACTCGGACGACTTCGTGCCGAGCTTTCCGGCGTGAACAGCGGGCCACGGGTGGCAGGCCGCAAGCCTTCTCACCAGTTCCTGACACCCCCGGTTCGCCTGCTCGGCACGGCTGCTAACCCGCCGCACATGACACGGTTGTGCGGCCAGATCCGGGAGGTACGCGTGACGACTTCACGACCTTCAGTCAAAGAAGCAGATTCCTCGACCGGTACGGGCACCCAGCTGGGTTCCACAGAATTGAACGGAGCCGAACAGACCATCTCGGATGTGCCCCGGACGCCCGAAGCGGACGTCGTGGTCAAGGGACGCAACGTCGAGGTACCCGATCATTTCCG
The genomic region above belongs to Nocardia spumae and contains:
- a CDS encoding ComF family protein; this translates as MRTLLELILPQYCGGCGSAGTGWCAECAAILTQPPMRIRPRTAPGAPCWALGPYTGPARRAVVAAKESGRRDLAAPLGLALARGIGRLRAPERPLILVPAPSRRVAARRRGGDPVVRTARVAAGWLTDCHLAPVLWARGEVRDSVGLGVAARRDNLAGRIAVRITASSPLLTVADADIVLVDDVLTTGATAAESVRVLAAAGLRVRAVMVTCAA